GAGATGCTCCGCTCCGGCGCCAACGACCTGGGCGGCACCCTGATGGAGGAGACCATCTCCCGCATGGCGGGCTCCTCCTACGGTTCCTACCGCTCCATCAAGGACCTCCAGGCCATCGCCGAGGCCGCGGGCCGTCCCTCCCGCGCCCGTACGACCTCCTACGGCGAGGTCCCGGAAGAGCGCCTCCGGGCCGCCCACGACTCCGACGGCCACCTCCCGGAGCTGCTGCCGCTGGTGTGAGGGGGCCGGATCCTGTGTGCGGGGTCCGCGCACGCCGGAGCCGGGGCTGAAAAGACCCCACCTCTCCGGCGTGCGCGGGGCACACTGCTGCCTGGAGCACTCTGCTGCCTCTGGACCGCACTGGCAGCGGGCGGCCGGTGGGGCGGGAACGACGGGCACGAGGGGGAAGCCATGGCGGGGCGTGTGACCGGGCCGGTGTCGATGCAGGAGCTGATGCGGCGCCGTCGCGACAGCGGACTGGTGGGGCGCGGCGCCGAACAGAGCGTGTTCCGGGACAACCTCGCCACCGCACCCGATGACCCGGCCCACCGCTTCCTCTTCCACGTGCACGGGGTCTCCGGCGTCGGGAAGACCACTCTCGTCCGGCAGTTCGAGGGCACGGCGCGCGAGCACGAGGCGCTGACCGCGTACGTGGACGAGGCCGTACACGGCGCCGTGGACGCCATGGAGTCCATCAGCGCCCAGCTCGCCCAGCAGGACGCGCCGCTCAAGAGCTTCGACCGGCTGCTGACCCGCTACCGCGAACGCCGCCACGAGGCGGACGCGGCCTCGGCCGCCGCGATGTTCCCCGAACCGCACCCCGGCAGCCCGGCCCCCGGCAGTCCACCCGCGCCCGGCAGCCCACCCGCGCCCGGCAGCACGGCCTCCCGCGCCAGCACGGTCGCGGCGACGGCGGCCACCGCCGGGCTGGAACTGATCCCCGGCATCGGGTCGTTCGCCGCCCGCGCCGTCGACCCCGCGCAGCTCGCCCAGGGGATGGACCGCTGGCGCGCGGCCCTCAGCACCCGGCTGCGCGACCACGACGACGTGAGCCTCGTCCTCACACCGCTCCAGGAACTCACCCCGGTCTTCCTGGCGGACCTGCGTTCGGTGGCGGCCCAGCACCCGTGGCTCGCCCTCTTCTTCGACACGTACGAGCGCACCGGACCCGTGCTCGACACCTGGCTGCACGAGGTGGCCAGCACCGACCGGTACGGCGCGATGCCCGCGAACGCGCTGCTGACCTTCGCCGGACAGCATCCGCCCGACCGCGCCCGCTGGTCCGACGCCGCCGGCTTCCTGGCCGAACTGCCGCTGGAGATCTTCACGGAGGAGGAGGCCAGGAGCCTGCTGGCGGCGAAGGGCGTCACGGACGAGCAGGTCGTCGATGTCGTCCTGCACCTGTCGGGCCGCCTCCCGGTCCTCCTCACGATGCTGGCCGAGACCCGCCCCGCCGGCTCCGGGGACATCGGCGATCCCAGCGGCACCGCCGTCGAACGCTTCCTGAAGTGGATCGAGGACCCGGCGCACAGGGAGGTCGCCCAGGCCGCCGCCTTCCCCCTCGACCTGGACGAGGACGTCTTCCGCGCCGCCTCCGGCCTGCCGGAGCAGGAGTGCGCCGCCCTCTACGGCTGGCTGCGCTCCCTCCCCTTCGTCCGCGACCGCGCGGGCCGCGCGCAGTACCACGACGTGGTCCGCGGCACCGTCCTGCGCTTCCAGCGCAACCAGTCCCCGCGGCGCTGGCGTGCCCGGCACCAGGACCTGTCGGCCCACTTCGCCGCCCGCCGCGCGGAGGCGGCCACCGTGGTGAAGGGCGACCGGAACTGGTCGGAGGAGCGCTGGCGGCTGAAGTGCTGGTACGACGCCGACTGGCGCGAGCAGCGCAGGCTGGAGACCTACCACCTGCTGTGCGCCGATCCGCGCGGACCGCTGCACCAGGCGCTGCAAGAGACCCTGCACGCCGCCGACTCCGGTGCCTCCTCGGCCCGCGCCTGGGTCGCGACACTGGCCCGCGCCGGCACCGACTCCGGTGACGGGACCCTGAGCACCTGGGCAGCCCGGCTGGACGCGGTGCTCACGGACGGCCCCGGACCGGAGGGCGCGGCACACCCGGACGGCCCCGCCCCGGACGAAGCCATGCCGGACGAGGCCGCGCCCGGCGACGGTTCCGGCGAGCGGACGTGGGAGCTGCGCCTGTGCGACGTATTGCTCACCGCGCTGGAGCCCGACCCGCGCCGCGCGGCCGTCGTGCTGGCCGAACGCGGCTGGGCACGCCTGCTGACGGGGCGGGAACTGGACGCCGCGCGCCCCGACTTCGACCGCGCCCTGGCCCTCGACCCGGACAACGCCGCCGCCTACGAGGGGCGGGGCCGACTGCTGCGGAGGCGGGGGCGGTACACCGAGGCACTCGCCGACTTCGACCGCGCCCTCGCGCTGTGGCCCGACACACCCTCGGCACTCGACCAGCGCGGACTGACCTACCGCATGGTGGACCGCCACGAGGAGGCGCTCGCCGACGCCGAGCTCTCCCTCGAACTGGCACCCGGCGACCCCTGGACGCTGCGTTTCCGGGGCTCCTGCCTGGCCGAACTCGGACGCCTCGACGAGAGCGTCGACGTACTGAACGAGAGCCTGCTCCGGGACCCGGACAACTCGTGGGGCCTGGCCCTGCGCGGCGAGGTGCTGCGCCGCAGCGGCAGACACGAGGAAGCGCTCGCCGACCTGGACCGCTCGCTGGAGCTGGACCCCGACAGCGTGTGGCAGCTGGCCGAGCGCGGCGTGTGCCTGCGCGCGCTCGGGCGGCCCGAGGAGTCCCTGGCGGACCTGGACCGGGCGCTGGAGCTGGCCCCGGAGGACAACTGGTACCGATACCAGCGGGCCACGACGCTGCGGGAGCTGTGCCGCAACAGCGAGGCGCTGGCCGGTCTGACGGCGACCCTGGAGAACGTCCCCGACCACCCCGGGGCCCGCACCGCGCGCGCCGAGCTGCTCCGCCTGACCGGCCGGTGGAGCGAGGCGCTCGACGACTTCGACCGGGCGCTGTCCCTCGCCCCCGGCGATTCCTGGGACCTGGGCTGCCGCGCCCAGTGCCTCCTCGCGCTCGGCCGGCCCGAGGAGGCGCTGGAGTGCCTCGGCCCGGCGCTCGCCGCCGCACAGGAGGAGGGGCTGTCGGAGCCGACCTGGCTGTGGTCGGTGCGTGCCAGGGTGCTGCTGGCGGTGGACCGCCCCCAGGACGCGCTCGCCGAGCTGGCGAAGATCGAGGAGTGCCGGGACCCGGTCGACGCGCTGGCGAGGCGCGCCCGGCTCCTGGAGGAGGCCGGAGCGTACGAGGCCGCGCTGGCGGACCGGGACCGCGTCCTGGCGGCCCGCCCCGACAACGTGGCCCATCTGCTCGAACGGTCGGACCTGTACCGGACGGTGGACCGCTTCGACGAGGCGTACGCCGACTGCCACCGGGCCCTGGAACTGGACCCGGACTCCCCGGACGCGCACCACGACCTGGCCCTGCTGCACCGGCACCACGGCCGGCTGGACGAGGCGCTCGCCGCCGCCGACCGCGCCGTCGGCCTCGCACCCGAGTACGCCTGGAGCCATGCGCTCCGCGCGCTCGTCCACTGGTACCTGGGCAGTCAGGATCGGGCGCTTTCGGATGTGAGCCGCGCCGTGGAACTGGAACCGGACGACCCTGGCTACCTCGCACTGCGCGCGTACTTCCAGCTGCTGCGCGGCGGGACGGACCGCGCCCGCGCCGATCTGGCCCATGCCCTGGAGCTGCCGGGGGAGCCCCTGGGCGGCCCGTCGGAGGAGGGGTATCTGGTTGATGCCCTGTGCGCGTCGGCGGAGGACGGCCTGACCTCGCCCACCGCCCGCGCCCGCTGGCAACGGTTCGCCCAACAGCTCCCCGCGTCCCGCTACAGCGCCGCCGACCGCCTCGCGAGTGTCCTCCTGGCAGACGCGGCACTCGCCGGCCCACCCGCGGCCGAAGGGCGGCAGCTCGGCGAACGACTGGACGAACGGCTCGACGAACGGCTCGACGAACTGCTCGCGTGCGGCCCGTACTGGGAGCGGCTGTGGGACACCGCGGAGACGCTCCGCTTCCTCGCGGCGGTGCCGGACGTCCCCGACGAGCACCGCACCCGCCTCACCGCCCTCGCCACCCGCCTCGCCGATCAGCCGGCGACCTCGGGCGGCCCACGCGGACACCACATCTGACCGATCCGAAGGCGAGTCGATTAGAGTGCTGCGCCGGAAGGGCGGGGGAGCCCAGCGCGGGATTCGGGAGGGCACGGGAACGTGGCAGCTTCGGGTGGTGAGGGCGGCAGCGCCGCCGCCACGGCCATATGGGGCCGGGCCGAGCAGCAGGATTTCCGCAGCAGAGTGCGCGGATGTCTGCTGGGCGGGGCGATCGGCGACGCGCTCGGCGCGGGCGTCGAGTTCGACTCCCTCGCGCAGATCCGCGACAAGTGCGGCCGGCAGGGTGTGACCGACTATGTGTCCGCCTACGGCCGCAGGGGAGCCATCACCGACGACACCCAGATGACGCTCTTCACCGTCGACGGGCTCATCCGCGCACACGTGCGCCGTGACACCGGCGCCTGGCACCCGCCGACCGACGTGCACGCCGCCTACCGCCGCTGGGCGGCCACCCAGCGCGACTGGGGCCCCGACGAGCGCCGCGAGACGGACGGCTGGCTCGCCCGCGAGGAGTGGCTCTACTCCCGCCGCGCTCCCGGCAACGCCTGCCTCAGCGGGCTGGCCGACGACAGGATGGGCACCCTCGACAAGCCGAAGAACCCTCAGTCCAAGGGCTGCGGCACCGTCATGCGGTCCGCGCCGTTCGGGCTGCTGGTCGGCTGGGAGCCGCAGCTGGTCTTCCAGCTCGCCGTCGAGTGCGCGGCCCAGACGCACGGCCACCCCACGGGCTACCTCGCGGCGGGCGCGTTCGCCGCGATCGTGCACGCCCTCGCGCGCGGCGAGGGGCTCGACACCGCCGTACAGCGGGCCCTCGTCCAGCTGGCCGCCCGCCCGGGGCACGAGGAGACGACCGAGGCGCTCAAGCAGGCGCTCGGTGCGGTTCGCCAGGGCATGCCCTCCCCCGAGCGGGTGGCCGCGCTCGGCGAGGGCTGGACGGCCGAGGAGTCCCTCTCCATCGGCGTGTACTGCGCGCTGGTCGCCGAGGACGTACGCCACGGCCTGCTGCTGGCCGTCAACCACGGCGGTGACAGCGACTCGACCGGCTCCATCTGCGGCAACCTCCTGGGCGCCATCCACGGCGAGACCGCGCTCCCGCCCGGCTGGGTCGCCGAGGTCGAGGGCCGCGCCACCATTCTCGAACTCGCCGACGACTTCGCGATGGAGATGACCCAGGGCCCCGCCCTCCACGGCCCGGGCGCCGCCTCCCCGGCCTGGCTCGCCCGCTACCCCCGCGCGTGACCGCCGCTCCGCCCGGCGTGATGCCTACCGCCTGACCGGTAGTCATCTCGCCGGGCGGAGCGGCGCTGCCGAGCAGACGCAGGCCGTCCGGCGCGGCCAGGCCCTTCGGTGGCTCGGCGGGATCGGTGCCCGTGCTCAGCCGACGCCACGGGGAGTCTCCGACGCGGCCTGTGCGAGCAGCGCGTCGACGAACGTGCGGAGCCCCTGGGGATAGATGTCCCGGGCGGCCAGTGCGGCCCACCGGACGCCGATGGCCGCCAGGTGCGGCACCTGGGACGCGTCCAGGTCGTCGCGGTAGGCGAAGGGTTCGCCGTCGGTTCGGCGGCGGGCGGAGTGGGCGCGGACGAGGACCTCGCCGACGGTGTAGTACCAGATGCTGCGGAAGACGTCGACGGTCTGTTCCGGCGTGCATCCGTAGTCGTCGGCCCCGGAAACGATGGCTTCGACCATCCACATCGCCGATTCGTCGAGGAGGCCGACGAAACCGTCGGCCGAGAGGACCTCCGCGGCCCAGGGCCAGGCTGTGAGGGCGTCGTGCATCGCGGTGGCCGCCGCGACGATGCGCTCCCGTGGGTCGCTGGGCAGCTGGGGGCGCCTGAGTTGGCCGATGTGGTGGTTGAGCAGCAGGACCAGCAGGTCGTCCTTGTTCCGGATGTGGTGGTACAGGGTCGTCGCCCCGATGCCCATCTCGGCGGCCAGCCGGCGGATGGTCAGTTTCTCCCAGCCGTCCCGGTCGATGAGCCGCCGGGCCGCCTCCAGGATCTGCGTGCGGGAGGTCACGGGCGGTCGGCCGGTGCGGCCGTGCGGTGCGGGCGATGCGGGCCGTCGGGACATCGGCCCATCATGCCGCCCCGCCGTCCCCCGTCGTGAACCGGTGCGGGTTCAGCCTTTCGAGTTCACAACGGCCTGACCCGATGCTAGTTTCGGAACACGTTCGAAAAGTCGCCGTCCGGCGCCGGCGAGCCCACCGTCACGGGCTGAGCAGGCCGATGACCGCGACCTGCTCCCGCCCGGGACCGACCAGTTCGCAACGAGACCGACGAAGACGGGAGGGCGATGACCACCACCGGCCTTGCCAAGGCGAGGGAGCAGTCCGCACCACCACCAACCCCACTACCAACGCCACCACCGGACGCCGATTCCGCGGCGGGACAGAACACGGCGGGGCTGCTGCGCCCTTATGCCGGGAGTTTCGCTGCCGTGGTGATCCTTCAGGTCATCGGAGCTGTCGCAGGTCTGGCGCCGCTCCTGGCGGTCGTCGAACTGGGCCGCGCTCTGTTGTCGCCAGGGCCGGTCGATCACGGTCACATCCGGACTGTCGTGATCGCGGGTGCGACCGGCTTGTTCGTCCGGCTGCTGTTCACGGCCGCGTCGTCCGGAGTCGGGCATGTTCTCGACGGCCAGGTGCAGCTGTCGTTCCGACGCGCTTTGGCCGCGCGGCTGGGGCGGGTACCGATCGGCTGGTTCTCCCGGCGCCGGACCGGCGAGCTGGCAAAGCTGGTGGGGGAGGACGTGAGTGCCGTGCACCCGTTCATCGCCCACACTCCCGGCGAACTCGTCTCCGCGTTCGTGGTGCCGCTGGTGTCGCTGATCTACTTGTTCACCGTCGACTGGCGGCTGACGCTGGTCACGCTGATACCGGTGGTGCTGGCAGTGGCGCTGGTCCCCCTCATGATGACCCCGGCCCGGCAGCGCGAGCAGACGGAGTTCGACGGGGCCATGGGGCGGATTTCGAGTTCCGTCGTCGAGTTCGTGCAGGGCATCTCGGTGGTCAAGGCGTTCGGCGGAGCCGGGCGCGCCCACCGTGAATTCCTCACGGCCGCAGACGAGTTCGTCGACATCTTCTCCCGGTGGGTGCGCGGTATCTCCAAGACGGCCGCGGGAATGCAGCTGGCGCTGTCGCCGCCGTTCGTGTTGCTGGTCGAGCTGATCGGCGGTGCGGCTCTGATCACGAACGGGGGCATGGCCCCGGCCGATCTGCTGCCCTTCCTGCTGCTCGGGCTGGGTCTGACCGCTCCGGTGGCGGCCCTCGGCCACGGCTTCGACGACATGCGGGCCGCCGGGCGCGCGGTCGGCCGGATCCGGGACGTGCTCCAGGTGCCGTCGCTGCCGGAGCCCGCGCACCCGGTC
This sequence is a window from Streptomyces sp. NBC_01775. Protein-coding genes within it:
- a CDS encoding tetratricopeptide repeat protein produces the protein MAGRVTGPVSMQELMRRRRDSGLVGRGAEQSVFRDNLATAPDDPAHRFLFHVHGVSGVGKTTLVRQFEGTAREHEALTAYVDEAVHGAVDAMESISAQLAQQDAPLKSFDRLLTRYRERRHEADAASAAAMFPEPHPGSPAPGSPPAPGSPPAPGSTASRASTVAATAATAGLELIPGIGSFAARAVDPAQLAQGMDRWRAALSTRLRDHDDVSLVLTPLQELTPVFLADLRSVAAQHPWLALFFDTYERTGPVLDTWLHEVASTDRYGAMPANALLTFAGQHPPDRARWSDAAGFLAELPLEIFTEEEARSLLAAKGVTDEQVVDVVLHLSGRLPVLLTMLAETRPAGSGDIGDPSGTAVERFLKWIEDPAHREVAQAAAFPLDLDEDVFRAASGLPEQECAALYGWLRSLPFVRDRAGRAQYHDVVRGTVLRFQRNQSPRRWRARHQDLSAHFAARRAEAATVVKGDRNWSEERWRLKCWYDADWREQRRLETYHLLCADPRGPLHQALQETLHAADSGASSARAWVATLARAGTDSGDGTLSTWAARLDAVLTDGPGPEGAAHPDGPAPDEAMPDEAAPGDGSGERTWELRLCDVLLTALEPDPRRAAVVLAERGWARLLTGRELDAARPDFDRALALDPDNAAAYEGRGRLLRRRGRYTEALADFDRALALWPDTPSALDQRGLTYRMVDRHEEALADAELSLELAPGDPWTLRFRGSCLAELGRLDESVDVLNESLLRDPDNSWGLALRGEVLRRSGRHEEALADLDRSLELDPDSVWQLAERGVCLRALGRPEESLADLDRALELAPEDNWYRYQRATTLRELCRNSEALAGLTATLENVPDHPGARTARAELLRLTGRWSEALDDFDRALSLAPGDSWDLGCRAQCLLALGRPEEALECLGPALAAAQEEGLSEPTWLWSVRARVLLAVDRPQDALAELAKIEECRDPVDALARRARLLEEAGAYEAALADRDRVLAARPDNVAHLLERSDLYRTVDRFDEAYADCHRALELDPDSPDAHHDLALLHRHHGRLDEALAAADRAVGLAPEYAWSHALRALVHWYLGSQDRALSDVSRAVELEPDDPGYLALRAYFQLLRGGTDRARADLAHALELPGEPLGGPSEEGYLVDALCASAEDGLTSPTARARWQRFAQQLPASRYSAADRLASVLLADAALAGPPAAEGRQLGERLDERLDERLDELLACGPYWERLWDTAETLRFLAAVPDVPDEHRTRLTALATRLADQPATSGGPRGHHI
- a CDS encoding ABC transporter ATP-binding protein — protein: MTTTGLAKAREQSAPPPTPLPTPPPDADSAAGQNTAGLLRPYAGSFAAVVILQVIGAVAGLAPLLAVVELGRALLSPGPVDHGHIRTVVIAGATGLFVRLLFTAASSGVGHVLDGQVQLSFRRALAARLGRVPIGWFSRRRTGELAKLVGEDVSAVHPFIAHTPGELVSAFVVPLVSLIYLFTVDWRLTLVTLIPVVLAVALVPLMMTPARQREQTEFDGAMGRISSSVVEFVQGISVVKAFGGAGRAHREFLTAADEFVDIFSRWVRGISKTAAGMQLALSPPFVLLVELIGGAALITNGGMAPADLLPFLLLGLGLTAPVAALGHGFDDMRAAGRAVGRIRDVLQVPSLPEPAHPVAPQGHRVELRDVRFGYEAGHEVLRGIDLVLEPGTVTAVVGPSGSGKSTLVQLLPRFFDPTHGSVVLGGVDLRELGSGELYRMVSFVFQDVRLLRASIAENIALAVPQADHGDVVRAARMANIHDRILELPRGYESVIGEDAGLSGGEAQRISLARALLAAAPVLVLDEATSFADPQTEQAVRRALATLEGDRTILVIAHRLETVADADTVVMLENGSIAERGRPAELLAQNGKFAAFWQSHRPAGADVTETHGGLPQGDEPR
- a CDS encoding TetR/AcrR family transcriptional regulator gives rise to the protein MSRRPASPAPHGRTGRPPVTSRTQILEAARRLIDRDGWEKLTIRRLAAEMGIGATTLYHHIRNKDDLLVLLLNHHIGQLRRPQLPSDPRERIVAAATAMHDALTAWPWAAEVLSADGFVGLLDESAMWMVEAIVSGADDYGCTPEQTVDVFRSIWYYTVGEVLVRAHSARRRTDGEPFAYRDDLDASQVPHLAAIGVRWAALAARDIYPQGLRTFVDALLAQAASETPRGVG
- a CDS encoding ADP-ribosylglycohydrolase family protein, which encodes MAASGGEGGSAAATAIWGRAEQQDFRSRVRGCLLGGAIGDALGAGVEFDSLAQIRDKCGRQGVTDYVSAYGRRGAITDDTQMTLFTVDGLIRAHVRRDTGAWHPPTDVHAAYRRWAATQRDWGPDERRETDGWLAREEWLYSRRAPGNACLSGLADDRMGTLDKPKNPQSKGCGTVMRSAPFGLLVGWEPQLVFQLAVECAAQTHGHPTGYLAAGAFAAIVHALARGEGLDTAVQRALVQLAARPGHEETTEALKQALGAVRQGMPSPERVAALGEGWTAEESLSIGVYCALVAEDVRHGLLLAVNHGGDSDSTGSICGNLLGAIHGETALPPGWVAEVEGRATILELADDFAMEMTQGPALHGPGAASPAWLARYPRA